From one Planktothrix agardhii NIES-204 genomic stretch:
- a CDS encoding GCN5-related N-acetyltransferase, with protein MKNISPDNHHILFDDCRSKVDLNQLQTLFKIAAFWAKDRSPEDLKIAIENSEPVVTVWDYEQMIGFARATSDGIYRASIWDVVIHPKYQGSGLGRKLVQTVLSHPKMCRVERVYLMTTHQQKFYERIGFEYNSSTTMVLHNQPLEINRQKVELTTVS; from the coding sequence ATGAAAAACATCTCACCGGATAACCATCATATTCTCTTTGATGATTGTCGTTCAAAGGTTGATTTAAACCAACTTCAAACCCTATTTAAAATTGCTGCATTTTGGGCAAAAGATCGCAGCCCAGAAGACCTAAAAATTGCAATTGAAAATAGCGAGCCTGTAGTTACAGTTTGGGATTATGAACAAATGATTGGGTTTGCTAGAGCCACCTCCGATGGTATTTATCGAGCTAGTATTTGGGATGTGGTGATTCATCCTAAATATCAAGGGAGTGGATTAGGCAGAAAATTAGTTCAAACAGTCTTAAGTCATCCTAAAATGTGTCGAGTTGAACGGGTTTATTTAATGACCACCCATCAACAAAAATTTTACGAACGCATTGGGTTTGAATATAACTCAAGTACAACTATGGTCTTACATAATCAACCCTTAGAAATTAATCGTCAGAAAGTAGAGTTAACAACGGTTTCCTAA
- a CDS encoding hypothetical protein (conserved hypothetical protein) yields the protein MVATAPQIHSSPVGEKRVTLRGLTWQGYQQILGALPESRAARLTYDHGILEISMPLESHEFASELIGLFIRILVGEMGMKLKSMRSTTLTREDLDRGAEPDNAYYIQNQAKVAGRKVNLAEDPAPDLVVEVDITHTDIDKKCLYAAMGVPEFWSYNGQEWRIYQLQEKTYQERDRSPTFPGVEKEYLYHFLAKAQQDEIEAEKEFRSLIQEKISE from the coding sequence CCGCACCTCAAATTCACTCCTCACCTGTGGGCGAAAAGCGCGTCACCCTGCGAGGTTTAACTTGGCAAGGATATCAACAAATTCTCGGCGCCTTACCCGAAAGTCGAGCCGCCCGTCTAACTTATGATCATGGAATTCTTGAAATTAGTATGCCTTTAGAAAGTCATGAATTTGCTAGTGAATTGATAGGTTTATTTATCCGTATTCTAGTAGGAGAAATGGGCATGAAGCTCAAATCCATGAGATCCACAACTCTAACTCGAGAAGACTTAGATCGAGGGGCTGAACCCGATAATGCTTACTATATTCAAAATCAGGCGAAAGTAGCGGGGCGTAAAGTCAATTTAGCTGAAGATCCCGCCCCGGATCTGGTGGTAGAAGTCGATATTACCCACACCGATATTGATAAAAAGTGCCTGTATGCAGCCATGGGAGTTCCTGAATTTTGGAGTTATAATGGTCAAGAATGGCGGATTTACCAACTGCAAGAAAAGACCTATCAAGAGCGCGATCGCAGTCCTACTTTTCCTGGAGTTGAAAAGGAATATTTATATCATTTCTTAGCAAAAGCCCAACAGGATGAAATTGAAGCGGAAAAGGAATTTAGATCATTAATTCAAGAAAAAATTTCAGAATAG
- a CDS encoding type 11 methyltransferase, with protein MTVSTTSEPELMSRFINGILAIKPLSNFAKHQARQMMIKRAEAMGVPWRQQTQTLLSRNWDAELTQVQNPNLQYPDYYVTSFHAYEKGNLSWQAAVEVEVAAYSVHAKIWPEAGAKGDAKLRQSYHDLLKAQLPIPPQDILDLGCSVGMSTFALQEIYPDAKMTGVDLSPYFLAIATYNTQKQSNLKYIPKWVHAKAESTGLPSGSFDLISLCLICHELPQSPTREILQEARRLLRPGGHLAIMDMNPKSEMFKKMPPYIFTLLKSTEPYLDEYFTLDIEQAIIDAGFQRPTVNFNSPRHRTIIASVG; from the coding sequence ATGACGGTCAGCACTACTTCAGAGCCCGAATTAATGTCCCGATTCATTAATGGCATTTTAGCGATTAAACCCCTCAGTAATTTTGCTAAACACCAAGCCCGACAAATGATGATTAAACGGGCCGAAGCCATGGGAGTTCCTTGGCGACAACAGACCCAAACTTTATTATCACGGAATTGGGATGCGGAATTAACCCAAGTCCAAAACCCCAATCTGCAATATCCTGATTATTATGTGACTTCCTTCCACGCTTATGAGAAAGGAAATCTAAGTTGGCAAGCCGCCGTGGAAGTGGAGGTGGCTGCATACTCGGTTCATGCTAAAATCTGGCCAGAAGCCGGGGCTAAGGGGGATGCCAAACTCCGTCAGAGTTATCATGATCTTTTAAAAGCTCAATTACCTATTCCTCCCCAGGATATTTTGGATTTGGGATGTAGTGTGGGAATGAGTACCTTTGCCCTCCAAGAAATCTATCCTGATGCGAAGATGACAGGTGTTGATTTATCGCCCTATTTTTTAGCGATCGCAACTTATAATACACAAAAACAATCTAACTTGAAATATATCCCAAAATGGGTTCATGCGAAAGCCGAATCAACGGGTTTACCTAGTGGCTCTTTTGACTTAATTTCCCTGTGTTTAATTTGTCACGAATTACCCCAATCTCCCACCCGTGAAATCTTGCAAGAAGCACGGCGGCTATTGCGTCCGGGGGGTCATCTGGCAATTATGGATATGAACCCGAAATCGGAAATGTTCAAGAAAATGCCCCCCTATATTTTCACCTTGTTAAAAAGTACAGAACCCTATTTAGATGAATATTTCACCTTAGACATAGAACAAGCTATTATAGATGCCGGATTTCAACGTCCTACGGTTAATTTTAATAGCCCTCGTCACCGAACTATTATTGCCTCGGTTGGGTAG
- a CDS encoding ribosomal protein L21 encodes MTYAIIETGGKQIKVEPGRFYDIELLPVDENESVIIDKVLLVNHDGEVQIGQPLVNGATVEGTVLRHLRGRKIIVYKMRPKKKTRKKQGHRQEITRLMIESISLNGSVVAKREEEPAEPATTEA; translated from the coding sequence ATGACTTACGCAATTATTGAAACAGGCGGTAAACAAATCAAAGTAGAACCCGGTCGTTTCTACGATATTGAACTGTTACCCGTCGATGAAAATGAATCCGTTATCATTGATAAAGTTCTGTTAGTCAATCATGATGGTGAAGTTCAAATTGGCCAGCCCTTAGTGAATGGGGCTACCGTGGAAGGGACTGTACTGCGCCATCTGCGGGGACGCAAAATCATCGTTTATAAAATGCGTCCGAAAAAGAAAACCCGCAAAAAACAAGGTCATCGTCAAGAAATTACCCGTTTGATGATTGAATCTATTAGTCTAAATGGGTCTGTGGTGGCGAAGCGGGAAGAAGAACCCGCAGAACCTGCAACAACAGAAGCATAA
- a CDS encoding 50S ribosomal protein L27 — translation MAHKKGTGSTRNGRDSNAQRLGVKRFGGQAVRAGNILVRQRGCKFHPGNNVGIGSDDTLFAKVDGVVRFERKGKTRQKISVYPVIEAEPVAVEA, via the coding sequence ATGGCTCATAAGAAAGGTACGGGTAGCACTCGTAACGGTCGCGATTCTAACGCCCAGCGCTTGGGTGTCAAACGTTTTGGCGGTCAAGCGGTACGCGCTGGTAATATTTTAGTGCGTCAACGGGGTTGCAAATTCCACCCAGGTAATAACGTGGGTATCGGTAGCGATGATACCTTATTCGCTAAAGTTGATGGTGTAGTTCGCTTTGAACGTAAAGGCAAAACTCGTCAAAAAATTAGTGTTTATCCTGTGATTGAAGCTGAACCTGTGGCTGTTGAAGCTTAA